A single region of the Nicotiana sylvestris chromosome 6, ASM39365v2, whole genome shotgun sequence genome encodes:
- the LOC138871374 gene encoding uncharacterized protein yields the protein MSGILPPEIQSGTWKRFLHDVKFYYWDDPFLYRQCANQLVRRCIPEKEVELLLYDYHASPYGGHHGGDMIAAKVLQSWFYWPTLFKDAYAFVKKCDKCQRIGTITRRHEMPINNILEVEISDVWRIDFMGPFLLSRRNKYILLAID from the coding sequence ATGAGTGGGATACTTCCTCCTGAAATTCAATCGGGGACATGGAAGAGGTTTCTACATGATGTGAAATTCTACTACTGGGATGATCCATTCTTGTATAGACAGTGTGCTAATCAGTTGGTGAGGAGATGCATTCCTGAAAAGGAGGTGGAATTATTGTTGTATGACTATCATGCCTCACCTTATGGGGGACATCATGGAGGCGATATGATAGCTGCAAAGGTGTTGCAGTCATGGTTCTATTGGCCAACATTGTTCAAAGATGCCTATGCATTTGTTAAGAAGTGTGACAAATGTCAAAGAATAGGAACAATCACGAGGAGGCATGAGATGCCTATAAATAATATCCTAGAGGTAGAGATTTCTGATGTGTGGAGAatagatttcatgggaccattcCTATTGTCTAGAAGAAACAAATATATATTGCTAGCGATTGACTAA
- the LOC138871375 gene encoding uncharacterized protein has translation MTFTYPYGTFDFKRMSFGLCNAPASFYRCMMATFTDMMKKFVEVFMDDFSVFGLLEKDVTCKFDEACLKAFEELKLKLVATPIIVAPDWSLPFDANDHAIGPEFDVEIRDRKGTENQVIDQLSRLENHVRVEKYGQIKETFPDEQLFAITHDPAP, from the exons ATGACTTTCACGTACCCTTATGGTACTTTTGATTTCAAGCGAATGTCATTTGGTCTTTGTAATGCACCGGCCAGTTTTTACAGATGCATGATGGCCACTTTTACTGATATGATGAAAAAATTTGTAgaagttttcatggatgatttttcagTCTTTGG GTTGCTCGAAAAAGATGTGACTTGCAAATTTGATGAAGCCTGCCTGAAAGCATTCGAGGAGCTCAAATTGAAGTTGGTGGCTACCCCTATTATTGTGGCACCAGATTGGTCCTTACCATTCGATGCAAATGACCATGCTATTGGGCCA GAATTTGATGTAGAAATACGAGATCGAAAAGGTACAGAAAACCAAGTGATTGACCAACTATCTAGGCTTGAAAATCATGTGCGTGTGGAGAAATATGGACAAATTAAGGAGACATTTCCTGATGAGCAACTTTTTGCCATCACCCATGACCCTGCCCCATAG